Genomic window (Castor canadensis chromosome X, mCasCan1.hap1v2, whole genome shotgun sequence):
AGTCCTGAGAGCTTTGTGGGGTGTGCAGAAAGCAAAGCTAGACCTTGGCTCCTTCTAGAATCCACCAGAAACATCCAGTGGGTTTAATACTCTGAAGCAGTGCTCCTTCTTTTGATTGTTTGACTGGGATCTTCAGATACATAGTCCAACATCCAAAAGTGCAAAAGCAGGTGCAGTGCAGCCTTCCTCCCCATCTTACTCCCCCTGGTCTCCTTCTCAAAGGTGACCATGTGAGCAGTTCTTGTGCCCTCTGCAGGGATTCTCAATAGAGAGGCAGTAGCTCTGGGTTCTTAGCCTGCTATACACAGGGCCACACTGGCTCTTCTCATTTACTTTATCTTAGAGATTATTTCATATTCCTGCACAGTGAGCAGCTGCATTCTTTCGAATCACTGTTGTAGTGCTGAAACTTGTACAAACACTGCTCCTGTGAGTATCCTTGCACCTATTTCACCCACGTGCAAGTGCATTCAAAGGGTAAAAACCTAGAGGTACGTAGCCGGGCACagtgcacatctgtagtcccagctactcaggaggctaaagcaggaagatggcttgagcccaggagtttgagaccacattgggcaacagagcaagaccccatctcaaaacaacaaaaaaagaaatttagaggTAGAGTTGCCGTCAGATTTTGTGGAATGCCCCACACAGAAACTGTAGCAGTGTAGATGCTCCTGATGGTGCTCAGGTTCCGAGAATGTGGCTCCCACTGCAAAATAACTCTGCCGACCTGCTGTCCGGCAGGGCCTTCCCACAGGCCATCCCCTGGCCCTGGCTCACCCTGAACTCCACCTGCAGTAGATAAGAAACTCTTACCTACTCTTATACAAGGGTATGTGCTTTTTCTTAAGGTTCTTCTTTAGATTTTTCTGTAAATACTTGTTTATGCCTTTCAAATAGTTTTTTTCAGTTTGTggcttattttttatgatttttttgccTTACAgagttgagtttttgtttgttcttaatTTAGTACTCTGACTACTTTCTGATTTTAAGTGCCCAACTCTGACAGGGAAAGCACAAGGGGCAAGTGGGTGTCGGGGTTGGTTTCCTGTCTTCCCTGCTGATCTCAAGTACCCACCTGTCCCTAGATACCATGTCCTGGGAGACCATCCTGATGGACACACTGGAGGACAACATTCCCCGCGCTCGAGCTGGCCACTGCGCAGTCGCCATCAATACCCGCCTGTACATATGGAGTGGGCGCGATGGCTACCGCAAGGCCTGGAACAACCAGGTGTGCTGCAAGGACCTCTGGTACCTGGAGACAGGTAAGGCACCAGGCTACTGCTACTCCCACAGCTGAAGACCCCTCCTCCTCCTTACCGTAAGCTGTGTTCTCCTACAGAAAAGCCACCGCCCCCGGCCCGAGTACAACTGGTACGAGCCAACACCAACTCCCTGGAGGTGAGCTGGGGGGCAGTGGCAACAGCCGACAGTTACCTTCTGCAGCTCCAGAAATATGACATTCCTGCCACGGCTGCTACCGCCACCTCCCCCACACCCAATCCAGTCCCATCTGTGCCTGCCAACCCTCCCAAGAGCCCTGCCCCTGCAGCAGCCGCACCTGCTGTGCAGCCGCTGACCCAAGTAGGCATCACGCTCCTGCCCCAGGCTGCCGCCGCACCCccgaccaccaccaccatccaggTCTTGCCAACGGTGCCGGGTAGCTCCATTGCTGTGCCCACTGCAGCCAGAACTCAAGGTAAGCCAGAAGGCTGGAGGCATTTGAAGGTAGGGGCTGGCCCCTGGGGACATTCATTGCCTAAGGGGGCTGCTGCCCTGGTTCATTTGGGTCTGCTAAACAGACAGGAGCCTGAAGGCTGTTTGCTTCAGGCTTGTTGCTGAGGAGTGTCGGGATGAGAAAGTTCTGTCCTGCTCATGGGGATTGTGCTCTGAGGTCAGAGAGGGAAACCATACAAACGAACAAGCTGGTCCAGAAGTAGCCCAACTCAGCATTGTTTGGAAGGTGACTTGTTGATGGCTGACCCCCTTCTCTCATCAGGTGTCCCTGCTGTTCTCAAAGTGACTGGTCCCCAAGCTACAACAGGAACCCCGTTAGTCACCATGCGACCTGCCAGCCAGGCTGGGAAAGCCCCCGTCACTGTGACCTCCCTGCCCGCCGGTGTGCGAATGGTTGTGCCCACACAGAGTGCCCAGGGCACGGTGAGGAACTGTCACCAGGCTGGGTTGGGAGGAGTGGAGGCAGGACTTTTCTGGTGACCCAGTAGAATGAACAGAGTTCTGAGGAGATTTGAATCCCATTAGCTTCTATACCATCCACCATGTGCTTTTCTTGTCTGAAGTACTAATGCCTAGGCCTTAGGCAAGCTAGAAAATTAAGAAGTTAAGGCCGGCAAGAGACCTAACCTTCCATGTGATCCTTGGGGCATTTCAAAACTTCCTTGTCTAGAGCCTGAGGGGAGAATCTGGCTGGCTTATGAGAAATGAGCCATGTCTGGTTctatggtggtggtggggggggttgttttgctttgtggtgCTAGGTATGGTACCCAGGACCTTCTGCTGTAGCATTGAGCTATTATTCCAGGCCCTAACTAGTGTCTGTGTGTGGTCTATCCCCATCGTTGTAGTCCATCGTCGCTCCCCTCATACCCTCCCCCCACCCGGAGACAGACCCTAGCCCCTTGAGCATGGTAGACCAGTGCTCACCACTAAGCTACAgaaacaactttctttttttaagtatttgttttgccttttcttttctgtctttttttttaattgatgcttgaactcaggtgctctaccacttgagctatgctcccagtaAATATTGTTTTAGGTTTATCCACATCGTTAatgatgttctttttttatttttttttggtggtgctggattTTGAACCCCCAGCTCTTTTATCTTAAAACAAGGTATCACtaagttgctcaggctggcttgaactttatatcctcctgtctcagactcTCCAGTAACTGGGACTGTAGGCATGTGCTCCACTATGGTCTTTATAAAAGATCTAGAACACCTGGCAAGCTTCTGCCTCTTAGTTTGCTGCCTGCTTGTTAGTGGGGGTCCTCTGTCTTTGGGGCTAGGATAAGAGGGATGTTGCTGAGCCTCTCGGCAGGTTCTGTGGAGGCTGTGGAATAAGGAGGCAGGCAGCACCCTCACAGCTCACACACCCTGTGCCCCACCACAGGTAATTGGCAGCAGCCCGCAGATGAGTGGGATGGCTGCTCtggcagctgctgctgctgccacccaGAAGATCCCTCCTTCCTCAGCGCCCACGGTGCTAAGTGTCCCAGCAGGCACCACCATTGTCAAAACCGTGGCCGTAACACCTGGCACAACCACCCTCCCAGCCACTGTGAAAGTGGCCTCTTCTCCTGTGATGGTGAGCATCTATCTTCTGGGTCTGGTTTTGAACAAGCAGCCTTAGGGCTGGGGGCTTCTGATCATTGTGATGGTCTTTTCTTCCTGGCTTTGGACTAATCCTCAAGGTCATTGTTTTCATAATTGATGCTGGCATGGGCTGTGGAATAATCAGTTTACCCTTAGAGGTGTGGCAGCCTTAGGGAAGTCCTGTGGTAGTTCAGGCTGCTCCCTTTGCTGGCTCAGTAAACTGAGCTGTTCTTCAGCTGGTGAGAGGAGACAAGTGATCAGCAGAGCGGGAGCCAGAGTCTCAACTCGGTCTCTGCCACTTTGCCCTGCTTATCACTTGGCTCTTGGTTCTCCAGGTGAGCAACCCAGCCACACGCATGCTGAAGACTGCAGCTGCCCAAGTAGGAACATCTGTCTCCTCTGCTGCCAACACATCTACCCGCCCTATCATCACGGTGCACAAGTCGGGAACTGTAACAGTGGCTCAGCAAGCCCAGGTGGTGACCACAGTGGTGGGCGGGGTCACCAAGACCATCACCCTGGTGAAGAGCCCCATCTCTGTCCCAGGAGGCAGTGCTCTGGTGAGTGACAGGTATTGCCTGGCTGCATGTGACAGCTGTCCAGCTATGGCAACTGCCCCCTGGTGACTCGCTGCCTTGGGTCAGCTCCAGGAGAGTCCCAGCCCAGGCCATGCCCTTGTTTGGTTTCTAGATCACTGCCTGCTCCATCCTTTCCTTTTTAGATTTCCAATCTGGGAAAAGTGATGTCAGTCGTACAGACCAAACCAGTTCAAACTTCCGCAGTTACAGGCCAGGCATCTACAGGCCCTGTGACTCAGATCATCCAGGTGAGCTCTCAGTCCCTATTGGAAATGGTCCCCAGACTCAGCCCCACAAGCAAGAATGGGCGTTAGGTCACAAGGACAATTTGTGTCCCTGCCTACAGAAGATCCCATGAACACATGGGGCTCAGAGACATCACCCATAGTATCTAGAATTCCACAGTATTCTCTTGAGTTATTTAGGCTACCATTGGAGAGTAGCTATAGCAAACATTCTTTCCTGGCAGTGGTGCCCATTCATCCACCAGCTTCTCCCTTTCAGACCAAAGGGCCCCTGCCAGCAGGGACAATCCTGAAGCTGGTGACCTCAGCAGATGGCAAgcccaccaccatcatcaccaccacgcAGGCCAGTGGGGCGGGGACCAAGCCCACCATCCTGGGCATCAGTAGTGtctcccccagcaccaccaaacctGGCACAACCACCATCATCAAGACCATCCCCATGTCGGCTATCATCACGCAGGCGGGTGCCACAGGTAGGGGTCTTCCCAATGTACAGGTTCCTGAAGGTCCTTGCTGGTGAGTAACTGTCAGGAGGTGAAAGCAGGGAGGGGAAATAGAGATTAGCTACAATGCActcctcctttttattttgttttcccatcttttctgcctccttgcctttgtttttaagatttctaGGGAGTTGGCAGGAGTACAGCTCTGGTTGGTAGTGCTTCATTTTACTCTTGTGGCAGCGGGTAACTGCTTGAAAAGGTGACCCAAGGGAAACTGAACATGAAAAGTTCTCAGAGAGCCCATCTTCTCCTTCCCCCAAACAATGCAGGTGTGACCAGCAGTCCTGGCATCAAGTCCCCCATCACCATTATCACCACCAAGGTTATGACATCGGGAACTGGAGCACCTGCTAAAATCATCACTGCCGTCCCCAAGATTGCCACTGGCCATGGGCAACAAGGTGTGACCCAGGTGAGGCATGCCTGGTCCCTTTTCACCCATCTCTAGTGCAGTCATGTGTGTCCTGATGGGTCTGGGAGGGGCAGCCTGGAAGTGACATTGATGGTGCTTTGCTCTGGTGTTCCAGGTGGTACTAAAGGGGGCCCCTGGACAGCCTGGCACCATCCTCCGCACTGTGCCCATGGGTGGAGTTCGCCTGGTCACCCCTGTCACTGTCTCTGCTGTCAAGCCAGCCGTCACCACATTGGTTGTGAAGGGCACCACAGGTATGTAGTCCCTTAGGCCAGGTCCTCAGCAGTGGCTGGGCTCCACTACTATAGCCTTCTTGTGGCCACCTCCCTGTAGTCCAGCTGGGGGAGGATGGCAGGTGCTCTCTTTAGAGCCTTCTGTCTCTGTTGGCTACACTCCAAAGAGCCCCCATTCCCTCAGCCCCATTCAGGGAGAGATTCTCCTGGAAAAGAGGTGGCAGCAGCAAGCCTCattccacctctgcctcccttccCGTAGGTGTCACAACGCTAGGCACAGTGACAGGCACTGTTTCCACCAGCCTCGCTGGAGCTGGGGGCCACAGCACCAGTGCTTCCCTAGCCACACCCATCACCACCTTGGGCACCATTGCTACCCTCTCAAGCCAGGTGATCAACCCCACCGCCATCACCGTGTCAGCTGCACAGACCACACTGACAGCTGCTGGCGGGCTTACCACCCCGACCATCACTATGCAGGTAGGGTGGGGCTTGAGGATGTGCCACCCCACATGAAAGCAGAGAGCGGCTGGGCCCTTTTCCATTCTCTGGACACACTGCTCTGCTGCCGTGGGCAGTTGTGGCTTTTCCACACATGAGATTACTCTGCATAGTCCGTCTTAACAGTCTGTTGTGGTGAGACATCTTAACTTGAGCCATGTTCAGCTCTTAAACAAAACACTAGGGTTGTACTTAGGATGCAGCGATTCATTTTCCTGTATAGCTAGTGGttttcttcatacatttttttctaagttgaaTTCCTAGAAGAGGTGAGGCATTATGTCTTCAAGAGGCTCTATTCCCTGAGAAAGGGCTCGCCTCTAACCCAGCCTCCTCTCTTACCCTGGCCTTGACTCACAGCTCTTTTCCAGTCTCGGTTGCCCTTGAGGCAAAGTGACGCCTCTTCCCTGGTCTCTGAGCAAGTCACTGTCTTGGGATCTTAGGGCAAGTGGATCTTGGATTTGCTGTTGGCTGGTTAGGAGCAGAGTTGGTGTTCCCAGCTGGCATGGATGACAGTGTAGGATGATGGGAGGGACAAACAAAAAGTCACATCATTCATGGCACTAACTCTTCTGGTCTTGTGTCTGCCCCAGCCTGTCTCCCAGCCTACCCAGGTGACTCTGATCACAGCACCCAGTGGGGTGGAGGCCCAGCCTGTGCACGACCTTCCTGTGTCCATTCTGGCCTCACCTACTACAGAACAGCCCACGGCCACAGTCACCATTGCTGACTCAGGCCAGGGTGACGTGCAGCCTGGCACTGTGACATTGGTGTGCTCCAACCCACCTTGCGAGACCCATGAGACGGGCACCACCAACACAGCCACCACTACCGTTGTGGCTAATCTTGGCGGCCACCCCCAGCCAACCCAAGTGCAGTTTGTCTGTGACAGACAGGAAGCAGCTGCTTCTCTTGTGACCTCCACTGTGGGGCAGCAGAATGGTAGTGTGGTTCGTGTCTGCTCAAATCCACCCTGCGAGACCCATGAGACAGGCACCACCAACACTGCCACCACGGCCACCTCCAACATGGCCGGGCAGCATGGCTGCTCAAACCCACCCTGCGAGACCCATGAGACAGGCACCACTAGCACTGCCACCACAGCCGTGTCCAGCATTGGCACCCGACAGCAGCGAGACACCCGTCGTGCCTCAAGCACCCCCACTGTGGTCCGGATCACTGTGGCTCCTGGGATGTCAGAGGGAGTCCAGGGTTCTATTAAGCCCCAGTGCCAAACTCGCCAGACCAGCACGACCAGCACCACCATGACTGTGATGGCCACTGGGACCCCATGCTCAGCTGGCCCGCTGCTCAGTTCCAGTGTGTCGCTGGAGGCTGTGGGCCATAGTTCTGCTTTTGTGCAGCTAGTCCCTCCAAGCAGCAAAGTCAGGGCAAGCGGCCCTGGTGGCAAGGACATGCCCGTTGGGCGCCAGCTGGAGATGCATCATACTCACACAACCAGCACCCCATCCATGTCCCGGTCTGTCGTGGGTGCTGGGGATCCTGGTGCAGCACGGGGAGTCCCCACACCTACATATGAGAGCTTCCAGACCAGCTCACCCAGCACCACCATGACTGTGACGGCCCTGGAGGCAATGCTGTGCCCCTCGGCCACTGTGACCCAAGTCTGTTCCAACCCACCATGTGAGACCCATGAGACGGGCACCACCAACACCGCCACTACCTCCAACGCGGGTGGCACCCAGCGGGTGTGCTCCAACCCGCCTTGTGAGACTCACGAGACAGGCACCACACACACGGCCACCACTGCCACCTCAAATGGGGGTGCAGGCCAACCCGAGAGTGGGCAACAGCCCCCCACTGGCCACCCCTGTGAGACACACCAGACCACTTCCACTGGCACCACCATGTCGGTCAGTGTAGGCACTCTGCTTCCCGATGCCACCCCCTCCCATAGGACCCTAGAGTCCAGCTTGGAGGCGGCAGCAGTGCCCACCATCTCCCAGGCCAGTGCTGCATTGCTGGCTCCTTTCCCAACACAGAGGGTGTGCTCTAACCCCCCTTGTGAGACCCATGAGACGGGCACCACGCACACAGCCACCACTGTCACCTCCAACATGAGCTCAAACCAAGGTGAGTGAAGGTGGCCAGCCTTACATTCATAGCCCCAAGATCTCAAGACTCAGAGGATGTGAAAGAGAAGGTAGCAGAAAAGAGCCCAACCTCTACTGTGGCGCTCAGTTTACCAATGGGATGGGGTGGGTGAGGTAGGGATGCTGTATCTGTATCAGTCCTGTATGGGGGTTTTCAGGAGACTGTCTTTGGTCCTCCTTCGAGGACAGAAGCCTGTGGTGGTTAAAGCCAAGTGTAGGCCAACTAGTCTCACCCTTGTCACCCCACAGATCCCCCACCAGCTGCCAGCGATCAGGGAGAGGTGGAGAGCACCCAGGGTGAGAGTGTAAACATCACCAGCTCCAGTGCCATCACAACAACCGTGTCCTCCACGCTGCCACGAGCAGTGACTACTGTAACACAGTCCACACCAGTCCCCGGCCCCTCTGTGCCGGTAAGAACCCAGAGAGTCCCTTTATTTCTGTCTACTGTGCCTTCACTCATGCTATTCCAGAGTTGGACATCAGATGTCGCTCTTGTAGCAGGCACAGTGCTGATCCTAGTTTCTTTTCCAGACCATAAAAGGGCAGCCTTGGTGCCTGATGGGCAGGAGGCATGAGGCCAGTAGTTCTCAGATTCCGGGGTGGTTTATCTCTGTAGCTGTTTCCCATCATAGCTGTTTCTCGTTGCTTGTCATTTCACTGGAATTTGTAAAAGTgcttttttgtctgggccaggAAGCCTCTCTGAGAACGAGTTAAACTTGACCCAGGGGATCTCAAGGGTTTCTTCCTCCTCTTGCCACACATCTCATGCTGCTCAGTGACCCACCATTCCCATTTAGCATGGAGCCAAGATGGCAGGGAAAAATGAGCCCCGCTGCCTGGTTCtggcctccctctcctcccctctgacAGGGGCTTCTCTCCCTTTCTAGAAGATCTCATCACTGACTGAGACTACCCCAGGGGCTCTGACTTCCGAAGTCCCCATCCCGGCCACCATAACAGTGACCATAGCCAACACAGAAACTTCTGACATGCCCTTCTCTGCTGTTGACATCCTGCAGCCCCCAGAGGAACTCCAGGTCTCACCAGGGCCTCGCCAGCAGCTGCCACCACGGCAACTCCTGCAGTCTGCCTCCACACCCCTGATGGGGGAGTCAACCGAGGTCCTGTCAGCCTCCCAGACCCCTGAGCTCCAGGCCGCCGTGGATCTGAGCAGCACGGGGGATCCATCTTCAGGCCAGGAGCCTGCCAGCTCAGCGGTAGTGGCCACTGTAGTGGTCCAGCCACCCCCACCTACACAGTCCGAAGTAGACCAGTTATCACTTCCCCAAGAGCTGATGGCTGAGGcccaggcaggcaccaccactCTCATGGTAACAGGGCTTACCCCTGAAGAGCTGGCAGTGACTGCTGCTGCTGAAGCAGCTGCCCAGGCTGCAGCCACTGAAGAAGCTCAAGCCCTGGCCATCCAGGCAGTGCTCCAGGCTGCACAGCAGGCTGTCATGGGTAGGTGCCAGCCAGGAGCCCCAGGGAAAGACAGGCCCCTTGGGAAGAGTGTTGACTTAGAGGGCTAAAGTGACGTTTCATCCTGAGAAGGCCCACTTCCTGCAAGGAGGGCATGGGGCTGGTGTGGGACAGGCAGACTGGGGTTGGCCCAGTGGTTAGGTTGTAACCAGCAGTGGGGATAAAAATCATCAGGGTAACAAGGTCTCTGGAACAGACTGGATGTCTGTCAGGGATACTACTGATATCCATTGGGTCAGGGGTGCTGGCGTTCTAAGGAGCATTTTTCTTGGTCCTGGAGCAGGCACTGGGGAGCCCATGGATACATCTGAGGCGGCGGCAGCTGTAACACAAGCAGAGCTGGGACACCTTTCAGCCGAAGGCCAAGAGGGCCAGGCCACCACCATTCCCATTGTGCTGACACAGCAGGAGCTTGCTGCCCTGgtgcagcagcaacagcagctgcaagaggcccaggcccaggcccagcaGCAACACCACCTCCCCACTGAGGCTCTGGCCCCAGCTGATAGCCTCAATGACCCAACCATTGAGAGCAACTGCCTCAATGAGCTGGCTGGTGCTGTCCCCAGTACTGTGGCTCTGCTACCCTCAACTGCCACCGAGAGTAAGAAAGATCCTGCCTTGTCCTTGAGCCCTGCCCTGGGGACTTCCTGTTGAATGGGGAGAGGAGGTCATTGGCTAGGGGTGAATTGGTGCTGGAGTTGAGtgggtgagaagtggggtggaggAGACCCAGTTGATGAAGGTGGCATAGAGGTGCCAGGAGGTCCAGATCCTACACAGAAGCCTTTCCCACTGACATTTTCTTCCCAGGCTTGGCTCCATCCAACACATTTGTGGCCCCCCAGCCTGTTGTGGTAGCCAGCCCAGCAAAGCTGCAAGCTGCAGCTACCCTGACTGAAGTGGCCAATGGCATCGAGTCCCTGGGTGTGGTGAGTCAGGAGCAATGGGGGACGGATCAATATTGTCTCCAGTCCCTGAGGGCTTGATCTcatctttgtgtttctgttttctagAAGCCAGAGTTGCCACCCCCACCCAGTAAAGCCCCTGTGAAAAAGGAGAACCAGTGGTTTGACGTGGGAGTCATTAAGGGCACCAATGTAATGGTGACACACTATTTCCTGCCACCAGATGATGCTGTCCCATCAGATGTAAGTGTCCCCAGGAGCTAGCACCCTTGGGGGGATTGGGTCCAATCAAGAGTTTTTGGTCTTTACCCGTAACGCCCAGTCTCAGTCACTCTCATCACGTGAAGGGGAGGCCGTCACTGACTTCCTTCTCCTTTGCCCATAGTCTCCATGGTTCTGCGGCATTCCCAGGACAGAAAACAGCTATGCTGTCCTCTGAGCTGCCATCTTGTTGTTTGTTGTAGgagactttttttattttactttttgggttttgtttggtggtatcggagtttgaactcagggctttgtgcatgttaggcaggtgctctaccacttgagctacctccagccctttttctgctttagttattttttcaggtagggtctcgtgtttttgcctggagccagcctcagaccactgtccccctacctatgcctcccatgtaggtaGGACCACAGATGCAcctcaccatgctcagcttattgattgagatggggtctcgctaaccttttgcttggactgacctccaaccacaatcctcccgatttccacctcctgagtagatgagatgacaggcctgagccactgcatctggcttGAGAGCTGCCTTCTTGAGAGTAGACTTCATGCCACTGTCTCTTCTGTTCTGAACTCTTTCCTCAGGATGACTCGGGCACTGTCCCTGACTATAACCAGCTGAAGAAGCAGGAGCTGCAGCCTGGCACAGCCTATAAGTTTCGTGTTGCTGGCATCAATGCCTGTGGACGGGGGCCCTTCAGTGAGATCTCAGCCTTTAAGACGTGTCTGCCTGGTTTCCCAGGGGCCCCCTGTGCCATTAAAATCAGCAAAGTGAGTCTTGCTGTGGAACGGCCTTCTCTTCCTATTGGTTCCCTGTTTGCAGGGAACAGACCAGACCTCATGCACAGAACTCTGCACTGGGGAGGCTCACAGGAGCAGGGCCAGGAGAGAGGGGGCAAGGGGGCCCTGCATATGAGCAAGGAAGGCAGCTGAATCCACCTTCAGTGGACGGAGGCTGCTGCCTGATGGGTAATGAATGTCAAGAGCCTGGCTTCTGGTCCTGACTCTGTCATCAGCTGCCACAGTGACTTGAAGAGTTCCTTTCCATTCCTCAGCCTCGTTTACCTTAGTAACTTGGCAGCTCATGTTCAATGTGCAGCcactgtgcaaggccctgggctgtTGGTCATGTTCTATCTAATGCTGAAAACACCCCAAGGAGGTCTGAGTGCTGCTACTTCGTTTCTCAGATGCAGAATCTAAGGCACCAAAAGGCCAAGTAACTAGTTGCACATTGGGTGGCAGAGGGGGTTGAGGAAGTTTTGAGTcccagttctttttatttcttccgtTTGAGAGCAGATTGCTTAAGTTCTTTGAACTCAGATGTGGAGCATTCCTATTGTATTTAGGGAAACATGGTT
Coding sequences:
- the Hcfc1 gene encoding host cell factor 1 isoform X2 — its product is MASAVSPANSPAVLLQPRWKRVVGWSGPVPRPRHGHRAVAIKELIVVFGGGNEGIVDELHVYNTATNQWFIPAVRGDIPPGCAAYGFVCDGTRLLVFGGMVEYGKYSNDLYELQASRWEWKRLKAKTPKNGPPPCPRLGHSFSLVGNKCYLFGGLANDSEDPKNNIPRYLNDLYILELRPGSGVVAWDIPITYGVLPPPRESHTAVVYTEKDNKKSKLVIYGGMSGCRLGDLWTLDIETLTWNKPSLSGVAPLPRSLHSATTIGNKMYVFGGWVPLVMDDVKVATHEKEWKCTNTLACLNLDTMSWETILMDTLEDNIPRARAGHCAVAINTRLYIWSGRDGYRKAWNNQVCCKDLWYLETEKPPPPARVQLVRANTNSLEVSWGAVATADSYLLQLQKYDIPATAATATSPTPNPVPSVPANPPKSPAPAAAAPAVQPLTQVGITLLPQAAAAPPTTTTIQVLPTVPGSSIAVPTAARTQGVPAVLKVTGPQATTGTPLVTMRPASQAGKAPVTVTSLPAGVRMVVPTQSAQGTVIGSSPQMSGMAALAAAAAATQKIPPSSAPTVLSVPAGTTIVKTVAVTPGTTTLPATVKVASSPVMVSNPATRMLKTAAAQVGTSVSSAANTSTRPIITVHKSGTVTVAQQAQVVTTVVGGVTKTITLVKSPISVPGGSALISNLGKVMSVVQTKPVQTSAVTGQASTGPVTQIIQTKGPLPAGTILKLVTSADGKPTTIITTTQASGAGTKPTILGISSVSPSTTKPGTTTIIKTIPMSAIITQAGATGVTSSPGIKSPITIITTKVMTSGTGAPAKIITAVPKIATGHGQQGVTQVVLKGAPGQPGTILRTVPMGGVRLVTPVTVSAVKPAVTTLVVKGTTGVTTLGTVTGTVSTSLAGAGGHSTSASLATPITTLGTIATLSSQVINPTAITVSAAQTTLTAAGGLTTPTITMQPVSQPTQVTLITAPSGVEAQPVHDLPVSILASPTTEQPTATVTIADSGQGDVQPGTVTLVCSNPPCETHETGTTNTATTTVVANLGGHPQPTQVQFVCDRQEAAASLVTSTVGQQNGSVVRVCSNPPCETHETGTTNTATTATSNMAGQHGCSNPPCETHETGTTSTATTAVSSIGTRQQRDTRRASSTPTVVRITVAPGMSEGVQGSIKPQCQTRQTSTTSTTMTVMATGTPCSAGPLLSSSVSLEAVGHSSAFVQLVPPSSKVRASGPGGKDMPVGRQLEMHHTHTTSTPSMSRSVVGAGDPGAARGVPTPTYESFQTSSPSTTMTVTALEAMLCPSATVTQVCSNPPCETHETGTTNTATTSNAGGTQRVCSNPPCETHETGTTHTATTATSNGGAGQPESGQQPPTGHPCETHQTTSTGTTMSVSVGTLLPDATPSHRTLESSLEAAAVPTISQASAALLAPFPTQRVCSNPPCETHETGTTHTATTVTSNMSSNQDPPPAASDQGEVESTQGESVNITSSSAITTTVSSTLPRAVTTVTQSTPVPGPSVPKISSLTETTPGALTSEVPIPATITVTIANTETSDMPFSAVDILQPPEELQVSPGPRQQLPPRQLLQSASTPLMGESTEVLSASQTPELQAAVDLSSTGDPSSGQEPASSAVVATVVVQPPPPTQSEVDQLSLPQELMAEAQAGTTTLMVTGLTPEELAVTAAAEAAAQAAATEEAQALAIQAVLQAAQQAVMGTGEPMDTSEAAAAVTQAELGHLSAEGQEGQATTIPIVLTQQELAALVQQQQQLQEAQAQAQQQHHLPTEALAPADSLNDPTIESNCLNELAGAVPSTVALLPSTATESLAPSNTFVAPQPVVVASPAKLQAAATLTEVANGIESLGVKPELPPPPSKAPVKKENQWFDVGVIKGTNVMVTHYFLPPDDAVPSDDDSGTVPDYNQLKKQELQPGTAYKFRVAGINACGRGPFSEISAFKTCLPGFPGAPCAIKISKSPDGAHLTWEPPSVTSGKIIEYSVYLAIQSSQAGGEPKSSTPAQLAFMRVYCGPSPSCLVQSSSLSNAHIDYTTKPAIIFRIAARNEKGYGPATQVRWLQETSKDSSGTKPASKRPMSSPEMKSAPKKSKADGQ